ATATTCCCCCTCCATATAGTCATTAGAAGTCCATGTTCCCCCACTATCCCTCCCCATAGCCATAGCCAACAGCCCATATCCCTCCACCATCCCTCCCCATAGTCAATAGCAGTAGTAGCCAATATTCTTCTCATCCCTTCCCATGCACAGTGGTAGCCAATTCTCCTCATCTCTCCCCATAGACTGGAAAATTATTTCAATTCACTTATTTTGACCTACAATTTGCAGttattgtatattatgttttCCAATGTTCtctgtttactgaataaacccctGAGTAAACAAAGATGGCGTAAACACGCAAACTGGTTTTATTTATAACAACTGATGCTATTAGAGAGTGTTAGCGCTTTTGTCACATTGCGTATCCAAATCTGTTGTGataatgtattgtattgtcttGCAAACAAGCTATCTTCTTTGTGATACGTATTGACAGAGCGATCTGGACAGTGTCCACCAACTACAAAAATTGCAATCAAAAATCGTCAGGACTTTTGCTCTTCAGACAGTGAGTGTGCTGATGGATCCAAGTGCTGCCTTGGTTCAAACGGAAAGACCTGTCTGCCTTGTAATAAAGGTAATAATTCTTCCTCCTAACCTCAAAAACACACATAATGTATTCCTCTATAATTTTCTGATCCCTTTTGTACTTATTCATTCTACTCTTATTCTAATCTTTTCAGATTCCTCTTTTCTGTCTCCCGTGTAcggaacatgttttgtttttcagttctCCTTCCTCTTTTTACCTTCTGTCCATTTCTGTCCAATTCTTACTTATCCCTTTTTTCATTCCCTTCATCTTGTCATTTTATGTCTCCTTCCCTATTCACATCTATCTAAATCAACTTTAGTCTATACGTTCTTTTACATGCTGCCCCATTCCGTCACAGTTTTAATTTCCTCTCGGTAAAGAAAGTCCATGCAGAGTGCCCACTATGCAGTAATTAATTACTGGAAAACTAATCTGAATATTTCCAGTTGATGTTCTCCAACAACCACAGTCCCCAGTTTATTGCAGCCTTGTATCTGCTTATGATACTCTCAACTACGAAAGACTGTTACAGTTATCGTttctcgcttttttttttttttacgtgtatATGTTTTAAGGGTTACCTTCTAACTTTAGGCTCTGGGTCTTTTTGTTTAAAGACCTTGTAGCCTAATATTGTAAATTTCTTAATGTTTTGCTCTTATTTTCATATCAACTCCACACCACAACATGACTATTAAATtaaactccaagcatcataattaACCACTGCAGCTTGTTATAGTGGCAGGAGTACCCTTGAGTGTCCCGTGCAGCCACCCCACAATGAGTTCTTATCTTGCAAAAAAACTGACATCCAGCTTTGGCAACTCAAGAAGACGGGAAGCAGTGTGGACTCAGATAACAGTCAAATCATGCGTGCCAGGTTGAATTGGGACAGCACACAGGGCACTACTAGcaggctctagtggttatggtgcattaaGAGCCCTTTAATTGTATGATATTTTGTACTAGTTTACTCTTGGGTTATCGTTTTCTCATGATCCATGTCATAACTATGTGATCTCCTTATCTTTCTTTGCAGTGAAGGCTGGTACCTGTAAACAGCCAAATATCCCTCATTGCTTGCTATTTGAGCGTCCCTTCTGCGATAATGACTGCTCTTGTCCCAATGATGAGAAGTGTTGTCCCAGTGGTTGTCGTTTCACCTGCCAGAAGCctgtgtgaggtaaattatacTTACTTAAATTTTACACTGTTTCTAAGTTGAATATCTCGAGAAATGTTACCAGATGACTTAGGGCGGCCATCAAGGGGATACAGACAGTACCACAATAAGGGCCCTGTAGCAATACGTGCTTCAGTTGGGAACCAAGCTGTACAGAAGATCGACTCTCCATCAGACTGCCTTGACAAATCCTGCAAATCttcaaatatacaataaaataaataaataaatatatatatatatatatatatataatataaatgtagAGAGGTAGCTACACTCACGGTCTTccaaaaagtcaaagtttaaaataggaccaacgtttcagtccattcCCAGGACTTTAATCGGGATCGAAGATATATATTGCATCACTTAATTGGTTTGTTCAGTTATTAATGGTAGGACATTTTTTTGAGAAACGCTAGCTGGTGTCTGACATTAAAAGGAATCTCTAAAACAGTTGctctgtagtgatgtcccgaacggttcgctggcgaatagttcctggcgaacatagcttgttcacattcgccacggatggcgaacat
Above is a genomic segment from Pelobates fuscus isolate aPelFus1 chromosome 6, aPelFus1.pri, whole genome shotgun sequence containing:
- the LOC134614880 gene encoding WAP four-disulfide core domain protein 3-like; this translates as MYTGQIVMFGLALLLTSVIVIKADHHEKSGVCPPERYYTPSAGVPVHTCTNDSQCECDKKCCPDNGYKFCKPPAKERSGQCPPTTKIAIKNRQDFCSSDSECADGSKCCLGSNGKTCLPCNKVKAGTCKQPNIPHCLLFERPFCDNDCSCPNDEKCCPSGCRFTCQKPV